One part of the Tenacibaculum sp. 190130A14a genome encodes these proteins:
- a CDS encoding helix-turn-helix transcriptional regulator produces the protein MSDDINQTRRKAIGNRIKELRKKAGYSSYETFATDNGMPRKNYWRVENGNNFTINTLLRLSEIHKITLEEFFKGID, from the coding sequence ATGAGCGACGATATAAACCAAACAAGGAGAAAAGCCATTGGCAATCGAATAAAAGAGCTAAGAAAAAAAGCTGGATACTCTAGCTATGAGACTTTTGCAACTGACAATGGAATGCCTCGAAAGAATTATTGGCGTGTAGAAAATGGAAATAACTTCACCATTAATACGCTCTTACGCTTATCTGAAATTCACAAAATTACCCTTGAAGAATTTTTTAAGGGTATAGACTAA